The following proteins are encoded in a genomic region of Ostrea edulis chromosome 7, xbOstEdul1.1, whole genome shotgun sequence:
- the LOC125655972 gene encoding uncharacterized protein LOC125655972 isoform X1, which produces MGSRYRFWIVFTISMVRSVVGLVEIFQLDNLTLTVSWEDLVTYGDSTTFVCETASSAPVNVSLYWLLPNGTTLSHVNSRNDTPPCTVNSCITTIDIPRVDFNDEGQYSCLINDTNIPVHMEVQSLCPHRRYGRASGPSFGMKTVNVSTQLDCIRRCENDSACVSVTYIDMTTECRIHNWTDVQYGACTGDLYGYFYEKSCLDMLTNTNCSMEKQLAETMGTGNVIQVISNYILSDCIQSCINEAACLGMDYNQNNYTCRLYDSDRWTNNMYWSRQNGIQCDYFEKTEDCYNVIECRPPKDWKGSYYRGKLNVSFGGGCKNWKDTRFTYLTDHHNFCRNLNSNAPQISCVTFSGDVRDCDVPDCVNIQGEDTQVIFGETGTFFVNVTWHPLINVTYFEWKKDGAILNDPRYTVGSLPLPTLTIPNSTFSDRGNYKIRVRTHGYGTANDDFYLDVSGSDPITTLKINSSAVTLGISMGIVCELFDPPLPNIIYYRLERKRESDPTPEILVEMGTNETFSNVTVFIARFSTSTVTILDYSEYNCVTTNLISTQEYKHYLNIDAGESNLRGYVYIPTLHKVLKLMNSYLRTYENAELDCQRLNGTLFPITSLERQIFAEKMFREKWINAVGFVFISGQKFNNEWKINNSIAIFTYWDVSYPSNIASNRCIAQNLDPNYRWRDVSCDQKSHYLCELEPYCGEPNITFGTVEPGSTNLFSLRNYTCIGNKKTSTYLECLEDLQWHGNCEPVICTVPTGLNSNPVTNKTYYFNDTVYFVCNEGFTKESGMSSLVCGEDETWNGTPLNCKEILCEVVNVTNAQIVTMVTSTYLPMSSTIEYTCMPGFIKSAGIAISTCMSDGNWSTFLTCEAPVCPKEPINTTVYFVHHIDGFNTSDNMSLSCNKGYRYGSGKLNRTCHSDGKWSAPLPQCNRCTCPCDRVHPVQNLTTAELNKKIEELKQELVVNKRSLSSSVRKRTSAKDERPSATGVGIILGVGILIFVSALVIIPDIPKLTLDLRKNSLVEKVFKKYRER; this is translated from the exons ATAACCTCACACTCACTGTAAGCTGGGAAGATCTAGTTACATACGGGGATTCGACGACGTTTGTCTGTGAAACAGCATCTTCCGCGCCAGTGAACGTGTCCCTTTACTGGCTTCTACCCAATGGAACTACTTTATCACACGTCAACAGCCGGAATGATACACCCCCGTGTACTGTTAACAGCTGTATTACAACAATAGACATTCCGCGGGTAGATTTCAACGACGAAGGACAATATTCCTGCCTTATAAATGATACAAACATACCTGTTCATATGGAAGTACAAAGCT TATGCCCTCATCGAAGATATGGCAGAGCAAGCGGTCCATCATTTGGTATGAAAACAGTAAATGTGAGTACACAGTTGGACTGCATCAGGCGTTGTGAAAACGACTCCGCCTGCGTCAGCGTAACGTATATAGATATGACAACAGAGTGTCGAATTCATAACTGGACTGATGTACAATACGGCGCATGCACAGGAGATTTATACGGTTATTTCTACGAAAAATCCTGCCTCG aCATGCTTACTAATACTAACTGTTCCATGGAAAAGCAGTTGGCAGAAACTATGGGAACGGGGAATGTAATTCAA GTTATAAGTAACTATATCCTGTCAGATTGTATCCAATCCTGTATCAACGAGGCTGCTTGTTTGGGAATGGACTACAACCAAAATAACTATACGTGCAGGCTTTATGACAGCGACAGATGGACGAACAACATGTATTGGTCAAGACAAAATGGCATCCAGTGtgattattttgaaaagacTGAGGACTGTTACAATG TTATAGAATGTCGTCCTCCTAAGGATTGGAAAGGTTCGTACTACCGAGGGAAGCTGAACGTAAGTTTTGGTGGCGGTTGTAAAAACTGGAAGGATACACGGTTCACGTATCTCACGGATCATCATAATTTCTGCCGGAATTTAAATTCTAATGCGCCACAAATATCCTGCGTTACTTTTAGTGGTGACGTCAGGGATTGTGATGTACCGGATTGTG TTAACATCCAAGGAGAGGATACACAAGTGATATTTGGAGAAACGGGGACATTTTTTGTAAATGTCACGTGGCACCCCTTAATAAATGTGACGTACTTCGAGTGGAAGAAGGACGGTGCTATTCTAAACGATCCCCGATATACGGTGGGATCACTGCCTCTCCCAACACTCACTATTCCGAATTCAACTTTTAGTGATAGAGGAAACTACAAGATTCGTGTTCGCACTCACGGCTACGGCACAGCTAATGACGATTTCTATTTGGATGTTTCAGGAA GCGATCCAATAACTACGTTGAAGATAAATTCCTCGGCGGTCACTCTTGGGATATCCATGGGAATCGTGTGTGAATTATTTGATCCACCCTTGCCAAACATAATCTATTACAGACTAGAAAGAAAACGTGAAAGTGACCCAACTCCCGAGATACTTGTGGAAATGGGAACAAACGAAACGTTCAGCAACGTCACTGTGTTCATTGCACGGTTTTCTACATCCACAGTCACTATTTTGGACTACTCGGAGTATAATTGTGTAACAACCAACTTGATATCGACCCAAGAATACAAACATTATCTCAACATAGATGCAG GAGAGTCCAATTTACGAGGTTATGTTTACATACCTACGCTACACAAAGTTCTGAAGCTTATGAACTCATATCTGAGAACGTATGAGAACGCGGAATTAGACTGTCAAAGACTAAATGGTACTCTGTTTCCAATTACGTCACTAGAGCGTCAGATCTTTGCAGAGAAGATGTTTCGTG AAAAATGGATAAACGCTGTCGGATTTGTCTTCATCTCTGGACAAAAGTTTAACAACGAATGGAAAATCAACAATTCTATCGCAATTTTTACATACTGGGATGTTTCATATCCAAGCAATATTGCCAGCAACAGGTGTATAGCACAGAATTTAGATCCTAACTACAGGTGGAGAGATGTGTCATGTGACCAGAAGTCACATTACCTTTGTGAG CTAGAACCTTACTGTGGGGAACCCAATATAACCTTCGGCACTGTGGAGCCTGGATCCACCAATTTATTTTCGCTGCGAAATTACACCTGCATTGGAAACAAAAAGACATCCACCTATCTTGAATGCCTGGAAGATCTTCAGTGGCATGGCAACTGTGAAC CCGTCATATGCACCGTACCAACCGGACTGAATTCCAACCCTGTGACTAACAAGACTTATTACTTCAACGACACTGTATACTTTGTGTGTAACGAAGGTTTCACCAAGGAATCTGGGATGTCGTCACTTGTCTGTGGTGAAGATGAGACGTGGAATGGGACACCACTCAACTGTAAAG AGATACTATGTGAGGTGGTAAATGTAACTAACGCACAGATTGTCACCATGGTGACATCAACATATCTACCGATGAGCTCAACGATAGAATACACGTGTATGCCCGGTTTTATCAAATCAGCAGGAATTGCCATAAGCACCTGCATGTCTGACGGGAATTGGTCAACTTTTCTCACTTGTGAAG cACCAGTTTGTCCGAAAGAACCTATTAACACGACAGTTTATTTTGTTCATCACATAGACGGCTTTAACACATCGGACAATATGTCACTGTCCTGTAACAAAGGTTATCGTTACGGAAGCGGGAAACTCAACAGAACCTGTCATTCGGACGGAAAATGGAGTGCACCTCTACCACAGTGCAACC GATGCACATGTCCCTGTGACAGAGTCCACCCGGTCCAAAATCTGACGACAGCAGAACTTAACAAGAAGATTGAGGAGCTCAAACAAGAACTCGTCGTCAACAAACGGAGTTTGTCGAGTTCTGTACGGAAACGTACGAGTGCCAAAGATGAACGTCCGTCGGCAACTGGAGTTGGTATCATTTTAGGAGTtgggattttgatatttgtctCCGCCTTGGTCATTATTCCGGACATTCCTAAACTCACTCTTGATCTCAGAAAAAATAGTTTGGTAGAAAAAGTGTTCAAAAAGTATCGAGAACGCTGA
- the LOC125655972 gene encoding uncharacterized protein LOC125655972 isoform X2 — protein MLTNTNCSMEKQLAETMGTGNVIQVISNYILSDCIQSCINEAACLGMDYNQNNYTCRLYDSDRWTNNMYWSRQNGIQCDYFEKTEDCYNVIECRPPKDWKGSYYRGKLNVSFGGGCKNWKDTRFTYLTDHHNFCRNLNSNAPQISCVTFSGDVRDCDVPDCVNIQGEDTQVIFGETGTFFVNVTWHPLINVTYFEWKKDGAILNDPRYTVGSLPLPTLTIPNSTFSDRGNYKIRVRTHGYGTANDDFYLDVSGSDPITTLKINSSAVTLGISMGIVCELFDPPLPNIIYYRLERKRESDPTPEILVEMGTNETFSNVTVFIARFSTSTVTILDYSEYNCVTTNLISTQEYKHYLNIDAGESNLRGYVYIPTLHKVLKLMNSYLRTYENAELDCQRLNGTLFPITSLERQIFAEKMFREKWINAVGFVFISGQKFNNEWKINNSIAIFTYWDVSYPSNIASNRCIAQNLDPNYRWRDVSCDQKSHYLCELEPYCGEPNITFGTVEPGSTNLFSLRNYTCIGNKKTSTYLECLEDLQWHGNCEPVICTVPTGLNSNPVTNKTYYFNDTVYFVCNEGFTKESGMSSLVCGEDETWNGTPLNCKEILCEVVNVTNAQIVTMVTSTYLPMSSTIEYTCMPGFIKSAGIAISTCMSDGNWSTFLTCEAPVCPKEPINTTVYFVHHIDGFNTSDNMSLSCNKGYRYGSGKLNRTCHSDGKWSAPLPQCNRCTCPCDRVHPVQNLTTAELNKKIEELKQELVVNKRSLSSSVRKRTSAKDERPSATGVGIILGVGILIFVSALVIIPDIPKLTLDLRKNSLVEKVFKKYRER, from the exons ATGCTTACTAATACTAACTGTTCCATGGAAAAGCAGTTGGCAGAAACTATGGGAACGGGGAATGTAATTCAA GTTATAAGTAACTATATCCTGTCAGATTGTATCCAATCCTGTATCAACGAGGCTGCTTGTTTGGGAATGGACTACAACCAAAATAACTATACGTGCAGGCTTTATGACAGCGACAGATGGACGAACAACATGTATTGGTCAAGACAAAATGGCATCCAGTGtgattattttgaaaagacTGAGGACTGTTACAATG TTATAGAATGTCGTCCTCCTAAGGATTGGAAAGGTTCGTACTACCGAGGGAAGCTGAACGTAAGTTTTGGTGGCGGTTGTAAAAACTGGAAGGATACACGGTTCACGTATCTCACGGATCATCATAATTTCTGCCGGAATTTAAATTCTAATGCGCCACAAATATCCTGCGTTACTTTTAGTGGTGACGTCAGGGATTGTGATGTACCGGATTGTG TTAACATCCAAGGAGAGGATACACAAGTGATATTTGGAGAAACGGGGACATTTTTTGTAAATGTCACGTGGCACCCCTTAATAAATGTGACGTACTTCGAGTGGAAGAAGGACGGTGCTATTCTAAACGATCCCCGATATACGGTGGGATCACTGCCTCTCCCAACACTCACTATTCCGAATTCAACTTTTAGTGATAGAGGAAACTACAAGATTCGTGTTCGCACTCACGGCTACGGCACAGCTAATGACGATTTCTATTTGGATGTTTCAGGAA GCGATCCAATAACTACGTTGAAGATAAATTCCTCGGCGGTCACTCTTGGGATATCCATGGGAATCGTGTGTGAATTATTTGATCCACCCTTGCCAAACATAATCTATTACAGACTAGAAAGAAAACGTGAAAGTGACCCAACTCCCGAGATACTTGTGGAAATGGGAACAAACGAAACGTTCAGCAACGTCACTGTGTTCATTGCACGGTTTTCTACATCCACAGTCACTATTTTGGACTACTCGGAGTATAATTGTGTAACAACCAACTTGATATCGACCCAAGAATACAAACATTATCTCAACATAGATGCAG GAGAGTCCAATTTACGAGGTTATGTTTACATACCTACGCTACACAAAGTTCTGAAGCTTATGAACTCATATCTGAGAACGTATGAGAACGCGGAATTAGACTGTCAAAGACTAAATGGTACTCTGTTTCCAATTACGTCACTAGAGCGTCAGATCTTTGCAGAGAAGATGTTTCGTG AAAAATGGATAAACGCTGTCGGATTTGTCTTCATCTCTGGACAAAAGTTTAACAACGAATGGAAAATCAACAATTCTATCGCAATTTTTACATACTGGGATGTTTCATATCCAAGCAATATTGCCAGCAACAGGTGTATAGCACAGAATTTAGATCCTAACTACAGGTGGAGAGATGTGTCATGTGACCAGAAGTCACATTACCTTTGTGAG CTAGAACCTTACTGTGGGGAACCCAATATAACCTTCGGCACTGTGGAGCCTGGATCCACCAATTTATTTTCGCTGCGAAATTACACCTGCATTGGAAACAAAAAGACATCCACCTATCTTGAATGCCTGGAAGATCTTCAGTGGCATGGCAACTGTGAAC CCGTCATATGCACCGTACCAACCGGACTGAATTCCAACCCTGTGACTAACAAGACTTATTACTTCAACGACACTGTATACTTTGTGTGTAACGAAGGTTTCACCAAGGAATCTGGGATGTCGTCACTTGTCTGTGGTGAAGATGAGACGTGGAATGGGACACCACTCAACTGTAAAG AGATACTATGTGAGGTGGTAAATGTAACTAACGCACAGATTGTCACCATGGTGACATCAACATATCTACCGATGAGCTCAACGATAGAATACACGTGTATGCCCGGTTTTATCAAATCAGCAGGAATTGCCATAAGCACCTGCATGTCTGACGGGAATTGGTCAACTTTTCTCACTTGTGAAG cACCAGTTTGTCCGAAAGAACCTATTAACACGACAGTTTATTTTGTTCATCACATAGACGGCTTTAACACATCGGACAATATGTCACTGTCCTGTAACAAAGGTTATCGTTACGGAAGCGGGAAACTCAACAGAACCTGTCATTCGGACGGAAAATGGAGTGCACCTCTACCACAGTGCAACC GATGCACATGTCCCTGTGACAGAGTCCACCCGGTCCAAAATCTGACGACAGCAGAACTTAACAAGAAGATTGAGGAGCTCAAACAAGAACTCGTCGTCAACAAACGGAGTTTGTCGAGTTCTGTACGGAAACGTACGAGTGCCAAAGATGAACGTCCGTCGGCAACTGGAGTTGGTATCATTTTAGGAGTtgggattttgatatttgtctCCGCCTTGGTCATTATTCCGGACATTCCTAAACTCACTCTTGATCTCAGAAAAAATAGTTTGGTAGAAAAAGTGTTCAAAAAGTATCGAGAACGCTGA